The genomic interval tgagaataaaaagaaggccAAAACTGAAAAAAGGGCTGGTGTAGAGGCTGAAGCAAAGAGGGAGGCTACTGGCGTAGTCAGATCTGTAGCCAAGACCCCGGCCAAAGCAGTAGCCAAGGCAGGGCCTCAGGAAGATGCAGGGGCAAAGATGAAGGTAGCATCTAAGAACAAGATTGTTACTGAGGTGAAGGAAGGAGCCCCGTCAGATTTTAGGCCCAAAGCTGAAGATGAAGCCACTAGATCATCTCGGTTTTGTTCTGTGGCTGAAGCTAGTGCTGAGTCCAGATCTACATGTAAAGATAAGACTGGTGTTGATACCTCTTTCTGGGCTGGGGAAGAGGCCAGTGATAGCCCCTGGTTCTGGAATGGAGAAGAGTCTGGTAATCATATCTGTGCTAAGGATGAAGGTAAAGCTAATGTTAGTCCCCTGTCCTGTGCTGAGAAGTTGGAGCCTGTGGCTGGGGCCAGTGGCAAGACTAAGCCAGCggctgaagaggaggaggaagagaacgTTATTGGGAACTGGTTTTGGGATGGAGATGAAACTAGTTTTGACCCTAACCCTAGACCTGTGAGCAGGATAATCAGGCCCCAACCTGTGGATGAAATTAATGAGAAAGATAGACCCAAGGACTGGTCTGAGGTAACGATCTGGCCCAAAGCCCCTGCTGTAACTCCAGCAGTGTTAGGCTTTAGATCCCAGGCCTCATCTGAGACAAAGCCTCCTTCGTATATTGTCCTGGCCTCAGCTGAGGAAAGTACCCATTCTTTGCCTGCGGCAACAGCGTGCTCTTCTAGGAGCACTCCCTCAGGCACACAGCCTGTCCCTGAGTACGCATTTGGTTCTGACCCTTGCATCCAGACCATAGAGGAGATTAGACGCCAAATCAGGATCAGGGAGGTGAATGGGATTAAGCCATTTGCTTGCCCTTGCAAAATGGAATGCTACATGGATTCTGAGGAATTTGAAAAACTGGTTACCTTACTTAAGTCAACTACTGATCCTCTTATTCATAAAATCGCTCAGATTGCGATGGGGATCATTAATGTTCACCCATTTGCCCAAGAGTTCATTAATGAGGTGGGTGTAGTGACACTTATTGAAAGCTTACTCAGTTTTCCTTCCTCTGAGATGAGAAAAAAGGCAGTAATTACTCTGAATCCCCCCTCTGGAGATGAAAGACAACGCAAGGTTGAATTACATGTTAAGCATATGTGTAAGGAAACCATGTCTTTTCCCTTGAACTCACCCGGACAGCAGTCTGGATTAAAGATACTAGGACAACTGACTACTGATTCTAACCATCACCACATTGTTGCCAGTTACTTTTCAGAGCTTTTCCATTTGCTATCCCTGGGAAATCGTAAAACCAGAAATCTTGTTTTGAAAGTACTTTTGAATATGTCTGAAAATCCAACTGCAGCCAGAGACATGATCAATACAGAGGCATTAGCAGCATTAAAACTCATCTTTAACCAGAAAGAGGCAAAAGCCAATCTTGTTAGTGCTGTGGCCATATTTATTAACATAAAGGAGCATATCAGAAAGGGCTCAATTGTAGTTGTTGATCACTTGAGTTACAATACACTCATGGCCATTTTCCGTGAAGTTAAAGTGATTATTGAAACAATGTAAAATGAGCCAGAAATAGACTGGTTTGAACAATCTCCAAACTCTGATAGGCTATCTGTTCCCATGTGTAATGTTTTGGTTATTATAGTGTGTACATTATACGTTATGTCTGTAACACAATATTACCTGTGACAGTCTAGGTTTGAGCTAGACCATTTTGTcaaagtaatattttattgtgaGCTGAAAACAGCTATTGATTTTTGTCTTGTGTAGATGGGGAGCTCTTTACCATTTAACTTAAGAAGATAGCAAACTGGTGCATCGTAAGTAAGCTAACTTGTTAATTAGTATCTGCTTAGATCCATTTGTGGCttcaaatggttaaaaaagaaaatatccttgAATTTATCATCTAGTTGCAGAAATAGAGCATATATACACAAGAAGATATCTAATAGTACACAtattcacatacatacacacacatacactcgtTGCCAAATGTGCACTCTCAAAAGGTAAAGAAGGCAGGGTTGCTGCAGGCTACTTAATGTGAAAGGAATTACTGTTTTTCCGCTATTGTACCTGAATCAGATAACTCATTCCACAAACACAAATGGCCCTGAATCTCAGATAAAATGTAAtgctcatttttttattttgctacatTTGTAACTCTTATATTAGGCTGTTTCATTTACGTCAGGCCATCtcacaggagaggagggaggaggtaggTGTAGGGAGGCAACATTTCCTGAGACTCATGTCAGACTCTGTGTTGGCACTATATTTTACAGGTTTCCTCTTCTCACCATGGTCCTCTGAGCTAGGTATTGATATTTATGATTATAACTCATTATTCGGAATCCCCTCCAATGAGGATTAAACTTTTTCCTAGATTCCCACAGCAGGCAGGTGGCATAGCTGTTTTGTCTGATAAAGAACCCACTCTAGTTACACAACTTTATAGTCCTCTTTCTTTGTTATGTGGTGGCCTTCCAGGCTCACAGGCTGGTTTTAATGATTCAGTTTTGCTGTAGATAATGTCTCTGccagtcttgaaattcttaacttCCTCTAAATGCACATGTCCCTTAGGCATGTGGCTATACCTTGCTGGGAATCAGAAGACAAGTCTGAAATGACTGTATGGATTTGAACTGAAGAGAATGTCTCAATGTGTAAAACTATTGGGTTATATGCTTTGAGATTGTTAATTGTTAAGAAACTaaaacaagatcatactgtaaATACTGTTTGTAACTTGCTTCCCCCCCCACTAACTGTATGTTGTGATCATCTTTCCATGTCAATAAATAGGCttctacaaatatttttgaaTCTCTTAATGTTTTTCCTGTGCTAACATTTGGTGAATAGTGCCTTAATCTTTCATTGCATATCCTCTTAATGAATAATATgcataaatttatttcttttgcaaaAATAGGACTAGAGTATTCTGTAACTtgcctttttgtcttttcaaTGATCCTCCTAATTTAGTATTATACTGCAATTTAACTTTTTACTTAATAGCTTTACTGAGAGATAATTGAGATACGCAAGCTGTACAAATTTGATAAGTTTTAATATATGTACACAGACACAAAACCATCACTATCAAGATAGCGAACATATTCATCACCCCCAAGAGTTTCTTCATGCTCCTTTGTAATCCATCCCTCCCACTTCTCCCcagacaaccactgatctgctttctgacaATAtagaatcattttcattttctgtaattttacataaaaggaatcatacagcatgtattCTTTTGAAGGGGGAAGGGggctggcttctctcactcagcataattatttgagctccatccatgttgttatgtgtatcaatagttcattgctttttattgccaagtaCTATTCAACTATATGgttataccacagtttgtttatcccttcacctgttgatggacatttgggttatttccggATTTGAGCTACTACAAATAAAGCTCCTAGAACTGTTTCGTGTACAACTGTTTCTGTGGACATacactttgcttttctcttggataaatatctAGGAGCGGGatgactggatcatatggtaggtgtatATTTAACTTCtacattttccaaagtggttgtaccactttacattcccacaacaGTATATGAGGGTTCTGATTCCTTCACATCCCTGCAAATGCTTAATATggttgatattttaattttagccatatCTCATTGTAGtcctaatttgcatttctctaataattactgATGTTGAATATATTCTTATGTGGATATTTGCCATCAATATATCTTTGGTGaagtatatgtaaatattttgcccccttttttaaattgagtggttcatttttattgttttttaagagttctttatatatactgGATACAAGTCTATTATTAGATttatgttttacaaatattttctcccagtctgtggtttgtctttttattctcttaaaaatgtcttctgaagaccagaagcttttaattttagtGAAGAACAGTTATTTTACCAGTTGTGTTTTGGTGTTATATGTAAGAAATTGTTGCCTAACTGAGGTCATAAAgattttatcctatattctaaaagttttacagttttaggttTTACAATCAGGCCTATGAACCACTTTgagttttttgtgtatggttCACACTATATATATAGGTTGAAGTTCAACTTTGGCATAGTGATATTCAATTGTTACAGCATCACTTGCTTAAAAGACTCTTCTTTTTCCACTGAGTTACCTTtgtatctttgtcaaaaatcaattgtctCTGTATGTATGGATCTTTTTCTTGATACtttattctgtcccattgatctacTTGTGTATCTTTATTACAATACCACActtgtcttgattactgtgacTTTATAATGTCTTAAAGTCAGGCAGTGTGAGTCCTCTATTagttttcattaattttgatTATTCTTGCTCATCCTttcccatatgaattttagaatcagcctgTCCATTTCCATAAAAAGTCCAGCTGGGAGCAAgttgtttagcatgcatgaggtcctgggttcaatccccagtacctccatataaataaataaataaataaataaataaataaataaataaataacctaattacctcccccctaaaaaaacagATCAatctggggagaactgacattttaataatattgaatcttCTGACCCATGAACaaaatatatctatttatttaggtcttctttaatttctctcagcaaccTTTTGTACTTTCCATGCAACATAatttttagtttattattttgtattctttagcatattcttacattttttctgtgaaaattgaTACACCATTGTTTATGACTTCTTGCCTGTTTGAACATTTCTGTATGACAGAGTCCTTGAAGTGGTACTGCTTCATCAAAGATCATGAATGGCAATGGCCTCCAGCCAAAAATCACCTGTATTTGAACAGGTTAGGTTGCAGAGAGTGAGAGCACACACCGTGAAGAATCATGGGGTCCTTCAATAAGGGAGTTTTAGAAATGACTTGTTTTAGGATTAGGACTTCTGTTAGGTGACTGGGGGAGGGTTTAAGGAAGTGAGGCTTTGCTGTAGATTGAAAGCTATCAAGAAATATGAGTATAGtagacccttgaacaacatgggtttgaacgcagatttttttcaacattttgcaAGGTTCTGGAGTTCTCCTCTCCTTCAGGGAAACCTTGGCAATGACTATTGAGAGGGACATGGCACCTCTAGGAGTCAGAGCTTCTTTCAGAAGATTTTCTAACAGGATGCATAACACTGTCCAGCTGAGAGTAGGTGTCCAGAGATAAGCAGAGAGGGCTCTGTACTACCTGATTGcgattggttgaatctgtggctGCAGGGCCAACTGTGAAGTTATACACAGAGAGGAAAGGATTTACTTTGCTATTATATTGTTTTCTGTAtatcttactgcttttttttgtCCCTCATTTCCTTCATTGCTGCCTTCATTTgtgtttaattgattttttgtcattacacattttgattcccttctcttttccttttgtgtatattctacaaatattttctttctggttGTGATGAGAATCACATAAACTATCCTGGAGTTATAACAGTGTAATGTAAATTGAAACCAACTTTGCTTCAATCATATACAAAAACTCTACTCTTTATGGTTCTGTCCCCCCACCAACTTTATGTTATTGGTGTCACAAATTTAATCTTTACATGTTGCCTACCCGTTAAAATAGGTTTATAATGAATTTTTGTGCATTAGTCTTTTAATTcctgtataaaataaagaatggaGTTACAAGCCAAAATTATAATCACACTTGTTTTTATAGTTTGTCCATCTATTTGCTTTCACTGGAGATCTGTGTATTTTCATATGGCTTCAAGTAACTGTATGTGATATTTTCTGTCCAAATTGAAGGACTCTCTCTAGCATTTTTCATGAGCAAGTCTAGTGGTAATAAACTCCCTCAGCTTTGTTTGTCTGTAAATGTCTTAATTTCACCCtcatttttgaaggacagtttttgCCAGATTTAGAATTATTGGTTGACtatctttttttcctattttattttatttcattttattttattgtaataagAACACTTAATATGAGATTCACCCTCTTAACaattttttaagtgtgcagtatTGATGACTATTTGTATAATGTTATACAGAAGATCTcgagaacttactcatcttgcttAACTGAAACCTTACGAGCATTGATTGGTAACTCTTCACTTCCCCATCTCCCTAGCCCCTAGAAAACACCATTTGACTTTTtaattctatgaatttgactattttagatatcaaaataagtagaatcatacaatgtTTGTCTTCCTGTGCCTGGTttgtttcacttagtataatgtattcagggtttatccatgttgttgtatattgcagaatttccttctttttttaaggctgagtaataatctattatatgtatatgccatattttctttattccctTATCTGTTGATGCATATTTAGGTTGTtgccacatcttggctattgtaaatagtgctacaatAAACATGATAGTGCAGGATCTTAGagtcctgatttcaattcttctggataaatacccagaattgAGACTGCAGGGTCATATagtatttctattttcagtttttttgaggagcctccatactgtttttgtgGAGGAGATTACTGTGCACTGGTTATCAATCCCAAAGGTATAGGGTACCCTATGCACTGGTTACAAATCCCAGGAGAGGACTATAAACAATTCTGCCACTGCATTTTGGTATCAGTTTCCAAGAGGAACACAAATTTCATACGCTCTgggattaccaaaggggagagagaagggagtagGGACAAATTAGGGATATGGGataaacagatacaaactactatgtataaaatagataagcaacaaggatatactgcatagcacaggaaggTATACCCATTAtattgcagtaacctataatggaatctaatctgcaaaaatactgaatcactatgctgtacacctgaaactaacacagtattttaaatcaactatacttcagtagaaataaaaataataaaataagtaagataccaagatgtattgtacaacacagggaatatagacaatatttta from Vicugna pacos chromosome X, VicPac4, whole genome shotgun sequence carries:
- the GPRASP3 gene encoding G protein-coupled receptor associated sorting protein 3, which encodes MTGVKNASRRNRNRKNENKKKAKTEKRAGVEAEAKREATGVVRSVAKTPAKAVAKAGPQEDAGAKMKVASKNKIVTEVKEGAPSDFRPKAEDEATRSSRFCSVAEASAESRSTCKDKTGVDTSFWAGEEASDSPWFWNGEESGNHICAKDEGKANVSPLSCAEKLEPVAGASGKTKPAAEEEEEENVIGNWFWDGDETSFDPNPRPVSRIIRPQPVDEINEKDRPKDWSEVTIWPKAPAVTPAVLGFRSQASSETKPPSYIVLASAEESTHSLPAATACSSRSTPSGTQPVPEYAFGSDPCIQTIEEIRRQIRIREVNGIKPFACPCKMECYMDSEEFEKLVTLLKSTTDPLIHKIAQIAMGIINVHPFAQEFINEVGVVTLIESLLSFPSSEMRKKAVITLNPPSGDERQRKVELHVKHMCKETMSFPLNSPGQQSGLKILGQLTTDSNHHHIVASYFSELFHLLSLGNRKTRNLVLKVLLNMSENPTAARDMINTEALAALKLIFNQKEAKANLVSAVAIFINIKEHIRKGSIVVVDHLSYNTLMAIFREVKVIIETM